The Castanea sativa cultivar Marrone di Chiusa Pesio chromosome 4, ASM4071231v1 sequence GTGGTGGCAGTTGCAATGGCGGTGATGGTAGTGACAGTGGTGATGACAGTGgctgtgattgttgtttattgtagataatatattattctattacgtGGCGGCGGTGGCGGCGGTGACGGTGGGCGGGGGTAGTGATTGCGGTGGCGGTGGAAGAGTCGGTggcggtggtggtagtggtagtgATAGTGGttggttgtgattgttatttattgtaatgaatatattattttattgtagtagatatattattttattgtgaagtttatattattttattgtgttgaaagttaaaatagatccactgctgcagcatgttttgtaaaatgtataggtaaaatagataaagtaactttttgtgaagctaaaaagctaaatttttagctccactgctgtggatgctctaataagCAGCAACGGTGCCGTTTCCATCTCCTCAGATGAGATTCCTGATCCTCAATCCACTCTCCTTGAAGCTCATACACAGTCATTACAGTACACTCCTCCCAAGCCGTGTCCGACCCACATCTTTTTACCCCAAACCCGTGTCGTGTCGACACGGACACCGTGTCAGAACCCAGCAACACATACATAGGACATAGGtaccaatctctctctctctctcttggttgGATTGTGTAATTTAGTTTCTTTgatcgaagaagaagaagaagaagacatgtGTACTAATGATTTTTGTGTTtgcgttgttgttgttgtagtttgTAGAGAGAGCATATcttcatatatcatatatggcATGTCGAATAGGAGGACCAACAATACTACTACAACAACCATGTTTGTCAACAACACAGACTGAATGCTCTGAAAGACAGCCGAGTTTTAGTGGCAAAGTTTCGAAGATTTCCTTAAAGTTCGCACCTTTTCCCACTTCTTGTTCTTTCAAtctgcttttttcttttcttcttgttgttgAAATTGCAAAAACTAATGTTAATGTGCAATACCCATTTGACTTATGTGGAGGAAGTAATGCCCAAAGTCTTGAATTTTGGACTACTTTGTGAGGAAGTTGTGTTGTTGCAAATAAAGCTTTGAAAATTGAAGCAAAAGCTGTTGGGGTCATTAGAGAGTATGAATTAGTTGATTGGTTTCTCAAATGTATGAAGACTTTTGTGctattcttgtcatttttcttttctgtcaTGGGTACCTAAGGATGCTTTTAGCTTGTTCaggaatttgttttttttgctttgttgtttttcaacttacaAATATCAGGTGTATTTTTATGGTTTTCAGTGAGTCTATTATTACTCAGCAGTTTATTATCAGTAAAAGCCTTTCAATACTCTTGATCTGCGATGAGTTCCATTATTTTCATGTGGGGACTAATGCCGAGTCTTTAATTTGAGGCTGCATTATGAGGAATTCATGTTGTTGCTAATAAAGCAATGATTGGTGATATAACGTGATTTAATGGGTATTTGAAGCAAAATATGTTTGGGTCACTTGGACTGAGTTCAATCAGTTTTGGGATTTTCATTTACATGTCACTAGAGAATATGGATCACTTGATTGGTTTTTCAAATGTATGGAAACTGCAGTGTACTGTGTAGGTTGGAAAGTTTTCATGCCAAACTGGATTTTTCAATGCCCTTGGAGGATCTTTTGTACTTCTCTcttcctttgtttttgtttttgttttttataaaaatcaataatattgaTTTATGTTTCTAATTGAtgagctttttctcttttctgtaTGAGTGATTTGGTTGTTTCTTTTGGAGTTGTGTGTCCATTGTAAAATACAATATGGTGATTTTGTATCCATGTGACATTCAAACGCTTCCTAAATTATATTTAagtgatgatttttttattattattagtaagttacacatgcactcAATGGGTCTTCTATTCATCTTATGGGAGGAAAAAGTGTAATTTGAGTTAGAGTGGATTGACTTAAGTGTTCTAAGTTTCTTAGCCTTTGTCTAGATTGTGTTCTTCTCTTTTTGAAATCTTGCTATCATATTGAGGCCTTGTGAACATGACATTGGTTTTCATTACCTTGATTCAGTTTTCAGACAAGAGGACATGGATGGAAAATAGCTTTTGCATTGGACACAGGTGGGATTCCTGATAATGGTGGGCAAGAAAGCCTCAATGGCAATGGCCCCGATCTTGGTCGTACTAGATTGGGCAGAATAGTGAGTGCAGGTGGTAGACAGCTATTGGACAAGCTGAACTCGGCTAGAAAGAATTTCCCAATGAAGATTTTTCTGCTTCTTTTGGGTTTCTACACAGCAAATGCGCTGGCAACAATCCTTGGCCAAACTGGGGATTGGGATGTACTGGTTGCAGGTGTAGTTGTTGCTGCCATTGAGGGGATTGGTATGCTTATGTACAAAAAGCCTCTATCTACTGGGAGATTGCGGTCTTTCATTGTGATGATGAATTACTGGAAAGCTGGAGTTTGCTTGGGTCTATTTGTGGATGCTTTTAAATTGGGTAGCTGAAGATGCTTTACCCCACCCTCCCCCCAAGTTTTGAATActtataaaacttaaaaaatcttCTGTCTTTTTCTGAGGTCTTATAAGATGGAGAGTTTGGTTCATTTATTTGCTGTTGTAACCATGAGTCCCATTCTTAGGTTGCTTGCATTAGGTGTACTTGTATCACAACCCTTctcaaatgtaatttttcagttttcacatGCATATCTCTATGTACACATATGAtcctttttttccctctctatTTTACATGGAATTTCTAATGATGTACACCTTAGAATAAATAATAGAAGCTATAACAGATTTTGGGGAATGATTCTCATACTCTGTGAATGGGTGCTTCTCACTTTGATTTATCTGACTATGGAAATAAATAGTCAATATATATGCCAGAGTGGTTTTGGAAGACTATAGATAAAGAGGTTTCATGGTGCTGACATGAACATGACTACTAGATGATAATGAGCTGCTATTTTTGAGAGATCTTCTCATGCAGTTGGCCTAAGTTTTGATAGAATTTCAAATCTTTTGTGATGCTT is a genomic window containing:
- the LOC142630526 gene encoding ycf20-like protein, whose translation is MACRIGGPTILLQQPCLSTTQTECSERQPSFSGKVSKISLNFQTRGHGWKIAFALDTGGIPDNGGQESLNGNGPDLGRTRLGRIVSAGGRQLLDKLNSARKNFPMKIFLLLLGFYTANALATILGQTGDWDVLVAGVVVAAIEGIGMLMYKKPLSTGRLRSFIVMMNYWKAGVCLGLFVDAFKLGS